tctctctctctctctcatatatgACAGCTAAAATGCATGACATGTACGTCACCTCATCTTTTGTTACCTTCTTTTCAGCTTGCTGGCATTGTTCCATGTCCACGGCATCGTCTTCCTAAGTAATTTTGTGTGAATTCTAACTTATGATTAGGAACTGCTGGAGGCATCATAGAGAATGATCACTATAAATATCTTTCCTTTTACTTTTCAGGTTTGATCCTGGCACTGGACTGCTGACTGGGACAAATGATGGGACACTTGTAAACTTTTTTCTAAGACGATTTGGCAGGATGACGGAGAAGTCACTTTGCATCTATCTTCTAGTTTTCCAGGTTAtttattcatgtttttttccctataacCTGCATGTTTATTGCATGTAATCTTGAGTCCACCTCCATCACCACAAGATATTTGTGTGGTATGCAAAAGCCTATGACCTGCATTCTTAGGCTAAATGGGGAAAGATCCAGCTGAACTTGTAAATACTTCCTGCACATATGAGTGTTATTGTTTCTCACCATTTGGACAATAAGTTGATACTGTTGGCATGATTATGCCATGTCAGTCATGCTCCAAACCTAGTAAGTATAAAACCAACCCAAGTAGATTGGTTACTAAAAAGTAAGAAGCCAGCAGCTTAAGGATCCATATATTTCACCCCAATTTTCTGAGATTAAGTCTTAGTTGATTGTTTTCTTTGGTACATTGGGTGGGATTGAATCCCATGAGATATTCCAATCCTAACCTCCTCAACTGAGCTATCCCCTGGGGTTTAAATCTTAGTTGATTGTTTTAGGCAAAATATATCCATCTATTAAGAATGGGTTTTAGTGTTTATGTCTCCAGGTGGAAACCTAGTGAACAGTTGGCATATTGTCAGAAAATATACGGCATTCTTTGGTGTTTTAGTTAAGATGCATGCTAAGGTGCATGCCGGACAATTTATTGATATTCTGTGATCATATTTGTGTTTTAGTTGTGTAATTTGTAAATGTTGCAATTGTTGAATGCCTACATGCAACAGGCCATTGcttgctgcttctgtttcgtGCTGAGATTTTTCCTTGCTGGCTGGTACAAGTGATGCGGAAGGGGCGCAATACTTTTGGCTAATTTATTAACATTCATGGACTATCCACGCACATTTCCTTTCTGGTGGATGAAGCATGTTGTACTGTATTATTTCCCGTAAACGGGTCAAAGCCAGGGATGCTAGAGTACATCTTTTAGTTAAAATACAAATGCGTGATTTGAAGTTTTGACATCCTTAAGATGGttccaatttatatttgtttatattattttaaagaaaGGATCTGATATGTGATAAATTTAGAGTTACGATTTGTATTTTGGCCCTTGAAGATGAGAAAAATTGGCCAGGTTTGAACTTGTCTTGGAATGCCAACCCATGGCTTAGGGTAATCAATCAGTAGGCAAGACTTCCAAATTATTAATGAATAatattgtaaatttttttttttttttgatgcGGGAATAATATTGTAATGTTTACCTACATTTACTGATTTACTGATATACAACTTTATGGCTTTCTATTTTTTGATAAAATCAACATTATGCTTAAATTGATTGACATTATGCTTCTATATATGAAATGACAAGTTGAAATGTGCAGCATTATGTCTTCTATTTGCGGAACACTCTGCTATGGGACAATACCACACTATGCTATgacaccaaatttatttttggtgcaATCAGTAGGCTTAAAAGAAACAGTATCTTTGTTAAGGTCATAGCCTATCAAGAAATTCGTTTGTGCCATGTTGCCGAAGACAGCGACACTTCGCTTAATAGGTCTGAAAGCAAAGCAGACAACGTCCATTCACAATCTTAAGAAGGTGTTCACTGCAGTCAACTTCACATTTGCACCAGTGAAATGTGCAGTATTTAACGGAGCTTTGATAGCACCGGATTTGGTCCGGCAGCAAGGACATAGGAAGCGATGAGGATCACTTGCACGTCTTGACCATATGGCCTTACTCATTGCCAATCCCAGCTTATTGTAAAAGTCTTGTGGTAGCAATGTCAACATAGTCCCGGAATCGTCTATAATATTGCCCTCTGCTGAAGCAAATGAGGAGCTCAGTGAACCGTTATATTGCAATCTCTTACGTCCCACACTCATTGCTTCCAGCCTCAGATAATAAAAAGATTTTCGGTCTCCTGAAGTAAGGGGGTAGAAACCACCATGGCACCAGAAACCACAGCTTCACTGCCAGAGCTCATTTTGCTTGAAGAGTTGAGTCCTGAAAAGGCCTGCACAAGGCAGTAGGAGAATTTCCCATCAACTGAAGAACTCATTTGAGAGATAAGAGACACCGATCCACGTGCGAGGCCGATCATGCCTGATCCATTCTTGTTGAAGAGGTCTTCATTGTCTTGTCCACAACCAAAGACCATTTTTGGGAGTGAAATTGGTTGGCCAGTAGTGGAGCCAAAAGTGACTCTTTCTGTGGCTAGAATTCCCTTGCTGTAGGATCCCTCTCCATAACACAAGAAACTGTGTAGTGACAAACTTCTTCTGCATTGGGAAGGGAAGAAGTTCCATTCACAGATTGACACTCGCTTGAGCTACGAGAAATTTCTGCAtaagttttggaatttttcGGATCAAAGATCGGTGCTTTCTGCTTGTAACAGTTGGTGCAAGCAACCTCTATCTGCAACGCCTAAGAATTCCCAAGGAGGTGTACCTATTGATATTTTCATGGATACTCACCCATGTCTGATATTATTGTAGATTTAGGCATGTTTGAAGGGAATGAAGTTGTGCTCAATAAATTGACATGGTTAATGGAACGCTGCAAAGCATTTCTCACACGTTGTGACTGTTTCTGAAGGATTATAGAGAGGAGACATGGGAGAGTCACGGTGAATAAGCTCCACACTGAAGCCACCATTACGATCAGCTTGTATAAGAGAGAAAAGGAACAAATAAGTGGCAGATAACACGAGACCTATTGCCATGGAGAACAAAGGGTTTGTCGAAAGGGCTCCCATGGCTCTTTGAGAAGATTGTATGAAGTTCATGATCCCAAACTAATATAGGAGCGAAAACAAGATTATGATAAATGTAGGAAGAGAGTGAAATTTAtggcaagaaaagaaaagaaaatcttcCTTTAACTTAGATTTGAGGTGCTTCTCTGACTACTGTCCAGATTCTTATTAATTGCTTCTCTTCTTTGTCATCAACTCCTCATCTATTCTTTGCTTTCTTATCGATGATCCAAGTCTCATTTATTCAAGCTAatttaaaacataatcaaaagaCAAACAAAGAGGATATAAAAGGCTTTCCACTCAAAAGTTCAGCATTTAACATTACGTGACTAAACACTGTTCCACTGGCAGCACAGAGCCTCacaacttttaaaaaaaaaaaaaaaaaaaaaaaatttgaataccAATATCTACCAGTCAGCAAGGGTTCCTTCTAAAAGAGGCATTTTAGATGTCTTTCAGGTCGTTAGAGACATTATCTCATGTACCTTACGATGTTACAGCTAGAACCAACTTTCTGATTTTGAACTAGAACCAAGCCTTTAACCCTGGATGAACTGTCTCACTATAATCCATGTATTCCCAAGTAAGATCGACCAACACTTTCATCCTTTGTAATTTTCAGGAGAATTGAGGAGGTCCTAATCTACATCCATTGCCTGATCCTTCTCATTGGTACTGCTGGACCATAGTTTGATGGTTCGGTCATGTGATACAGTAGCAATTTGATGCCCATCTGCCATCATCAACAACATAAGCAATTAGATAACAAGTAGTCACTCCAAGAAATCCAAGCAGGTTAAGCACTTTTACTTTCAGAATTAATAGAAAACCACAAGCAAGACAagaaaaacttttaaaaactATTTATTCCAAGAAAAACCTAAGAAggatagaaaagaaaagagtaaGGGAAATTACAACGGGGTCTATGGGACATAATTAGAAAGGCTAGGTGGCGCAGAGATATTCATATATTTTACACATAAAGGGGGAAATAGAGTATTCAGGGTTTTCCCCAAGGATACAACTACAAATTGCACCTAGTAGGGTTGAAGTAGAAATTCTTAAAACTCTGGGATTTCAAGTAATGTCTTCAAGAAGTGAAGCAAATATCTTGGTGAGTCAATACTGTTTGAAGTTATCATTCTTTGTATCAAAACAATGTAATCTAAGGGAGTTCATTTATATATTCTTCTCGTCaatgaaatatataaagagaTAATCAATCAAGACCAAGATGACAGCAATAAACCTGCTTCAAGGAAACAATTGAATCAACTacagtttcctttttttttgggttttgtagaGAATGTGGTACCAACCTTCGAACCCAAGACCACTAGGAGTTAGTGCAAGCGCACTTAACCACAAGGGCAGGTAGAAGGCCAGTACTACAGTTTCTCACTTTATTCTGACAAAGGCTATACCCTTAAGTTAACCTGTAATACCGAGATCTAAGTTGGTGAAGTCAAAATATGATGACAAGAACATCGGATTGTACACAGAGAAAGCTGGTACAGTGGTTATCTGCACTTACTATATAAGGGAGGAAAAAATGTCTAGATTCTAAAAGTACAGTGTTAGGGAGGGGTGAAAAATTGTAAAAGgagtgtatatatgtatatacatacatattgAAAGGTGTGTACAATACATATCgtaactaattaataaaaaatttaaaaagagaagTTTGGGCAGGATGGACGCAGCCCTGCattccccccccccccccccccaaaaaaaaaaaaaaaaaaaaatcatttcttATTATTCGTTGGACTATGCCTCTTGGTACAGACTATAGTCATACACCAAAAAGTCCATGCATACTTAAATGGGTGAAAACAGGACgtaataattaaaagaataTGCACAACCGTTGATTAGGAAACTTACCTCCTGCAATATCCAAAGAAGTAACTTTTGCTTCGTGTCCAGAGAGCGTCCTGACAGGCTTAAAATCTCGGGCTGACCATATCTGGCAAAGATGAGATATTGCATAATCAAGATATGAACCAATAAAATGGTAATCAATATTAATAACTCCAAATTCACTCTCTATTTAGAAATCATGGTTCTCAAAAAGTAGTGTACCTTTGTTGTCAAATCATATGAAGCAGTTACTAAGAAATATCCCTCTTGAGGCTCAAATTTGACCTGTGATATGAGATTGGAATGTGCTGGAATGATGTATatggatttcttttttcttaaatccCATATCCTGCAAGTGTTGTCTTCACCCCCACTGGCTAAATAATAGCCATTTGCTGAGAAACTGAGTGCTAGAACCTGAAAGATAACAGAAtgttaaaataattgaatgaaACGTGacaaataatgaaaattaattgcattaaaaatataaaagataaaactaGAGTCTCACTTTCTTGACATGGCCTTCCAAGGCAAGAATACTTCTACCCGTACGGAGGTCCCAAACACGAGCAAGTGCATCCAGTCCAGAAGATGCCACCAATGATCCATCAGGGTGGAATGCTATCCCGTAGACACTCCTACTGTGACCTTCTTGAAGAAGCAACTCTTCACTAGTTTCTACATCCCATAGCCTCCATGTCTTGTCAAAGCTAGTTGTACCTAAATATTTTCCTGATGGATGGAAGGCAATACGTGCAAGACGGTCCAAATGGCCCTTAAAGGTCACCAGCTGAGATCCTTCAGTGTTCCACAACTTTGCAGTCCTGTCAGCAGAAGCAGTTGCTATGAGGTTATGCACAGGAGAAAACTGAACATCAGTCAGGCGCTCTGTGTGTCCCTTCAAGGTGGCAAACTTCTTTGCTTCAGGCATGCTCCACAACTTGGCAACTCCACTTATAGCACTGAGAAAGGTAAAGCAACACAAGCAAATCAGTCCAACCTCTTCTACATACAATAAGTCTCACAAAATCTAAAGTACTAGCAAAGCAATAAATCTTGGCTAGCCATCCTAAAAATACCTAGTTAgcataataatattaaaaggttgacttattttttttcacttatATTCATATGTTTACCTTACAACCCAAGATGGCTATAGTCATCAAAAATCAAATAGCAGGAAATAAACCATGAATTATCATATTTAGCAATTAACTAAATTTACAATTCAGACACCAAAAAAGAGAGGTAAAGAGACCATACCAAGTGGCAAGCAGTTTTCCATCATGTGAGAAAGAACAACCAGAAAGTGGCCTATCATCCCCAATCTCACTACAATCAAGTTCCAAACTTGATGCCTGCCTCAAAGCCCAGTCCAACTCTGCATCCATATCCTCATCTGGGTCATCCTTCTTCCTTCGAGCCCGTTCAAGCCGCGAAGCTGCCCTCTTAATGGAGTACTTTGCAATGTCAATTCTCGCATTCATCAAAGCTTTGGATCCTTCAGTGTAAAAAGGGTACTGAACCATTTGATCATCACCATCTTCCAATGCAGCAGAAGCGGcagcctcctcctcctcatgaACTTTCAACAACTTCTCCAACTCGCCTTGCGAATCAAGCCTTGCCATGATCATCCTCAACCTGTCTCGcctctccatctctctttctccaaaAAGAGTAATGGGTTCGCCGAGCCGCCGAAGACGAGCCCTCACAGCCATGTCGTTAGTGGGAACAGCAAGAGCAGAAGCACGGCGCTTCATCAACAGTTCTTGAATTGCTTTCTCCTGTCGCTCTCTCACCACTCTGCTCTCTTCCGATATTTCGTATTCGGCACCCGAAACGCCGGTGGCTCGGGGAGGGCCCGCCGAATCGGAATCAGAGTCGCTCGTACTCGCCCTCGCTTCACCATTTTGTGGCGCAGGCGGCCTCGGTACGGGAGGTCGAACTGGAGCAATTGGGACTGCTGCAACAGATGGCTCTGCTACAGTTGTTGAAGGTTTATCCTCCTCCATAGTCATGGCACTTTactgaaaaacaaaactaccTAGCGCAGTTTTCCCCCTTTTTCTCAGTGAGACATATAAACGAACAGTTTATGTGCAATGTGTGAACGAGACGGTACAGAAATTTCAGAAACCCTTTACCCTCCTCGAGCTTCGCTCTCTCCTCCTCCGTCCTCAACAGTCTTCAGATTTCACAAACCTTATTCTGGGACTTGGTTTGGGTTGGGGTTTTTTTGACAATGGACCTCTGGTGGATTCTTTAGTAATGGGTTCTTGCTAGAAAGAGGCCTGATACCTGCCCAAAAAGCCTTTCCTGATAAAGAAACCCTGTAAATGGGCTCAAGGCGATTTGGTAACCaccaattttcaaattttaattataattaaattatactTGGTATTTTAGTACGACCAACTAGGTCTGGCATAGATCGGGATTTAGTCAATTACGAAACTTTTACGTGTccacttttttaaaatttctttccGGGTGGAACAAGCCAACATTGAGGTTAACCTAACATTGTGTTCAAAGTATTATATGGATGCATTTCCAATTACCCATGCTCATTTGCCATTGGAATTGAATCAACTACTCTTCGTAGTTCATCTGATTCCTAGTTTTGAAGGTGTTTGATTATGGATTTTACCATGGAACTCtcattattctttattttgtgtgtgtaagTAGACACAGAAAAAGTGGAATTGAAATCATTCCAATACCCATGTGTCAGTAAACactcagaaaaaataaattggaataATTCTGATACccattaattattaaaaataataatttaattaaaccaAACCATCAACTCGATACGATAAGTATGCAAATTTTTCGAATCAAATGCCCACCCCCAACACCCCTATAGTACTGTAAGAAAGTGAGAGAACCATCAGTAGGGCTAAAATGTTTCCCCACCCAAAATGATGAATGAGGGAAGATGGCAGTCCCCAATTCTTTATAAATGAATATTGACCAAGTGACTATGTAGTCTGTTTataatatgaatatatatttttttggttacattgGGAGGAAAGAAACCCCATTCGAACCTGGAGTGTCAATCAGGGGAAAAGGGGGAGGCGACCACTGTGCTACCTGCTCCCAacttaaaatatgaatattgaTAGGCACTGATGTTCAATATGCCTTCCGACAAAGTATGAATAAAGGAAGGCATTGGAACAAGAGAACAAAGACAACGACAACTTCCAGAGAGCACATAAAACGTGTAAATAAAAACACTCATCAACCCATACGTCGCTATTCTCATCAAATTCCTTTTTCCCACTCCCACTAAAATCTTCCTaattacaagaaaataaaagaaaactttgGCTTTTTCGTGctttctttgtgtttttttttttttttttttctgtcagcaaagaataaaagaaaattatgacTGAAGGCACTTAGAACAAGAGAAGTATTACATTTACTTACACTGCAGAGATTTCATGAGAAAGTATCACATTCTGGTCAGATTATACATTTTTTGTGGACAATCAACGAACATATCACCTAAGATATGCAGTGACCTAATTTCAGAGGCTACCTACAAAATCTCAGGCGAGTTCTCATCAACATATGACCAAAATGCAACACATACAAACTGAATTAATAGAATTTGCTGAACTTTTGCCCCAGTTCTTAGTACCACCTATTATATACCCTGCCCTATAAACAGCCCAAtaaaacgaaagaaaaaagaaaaagaaaagaaaaagctacAATACGTACGGCATACTCTCACAAAACTGGTTTCTCCAAACTCCATTGCAGTCTTAAATTTGCTGACATCGCCAAGTTCCACTGCCTCAAGTCAGGTTTTCATAGCCAACATGAACCCTGTTGTTCCTTCTCCCTCCGTTCCTCCACCCTCGATCTTTCTGATAGTCATCGCCGTTAAATCTTGACGTCTTGTATCTTGAGTTGTACCAACTgccaccctctttcttcctgcTATTTGCATCCGACTTTCCCCACAAAGCTCCATCAGTTCGTCTATAATACATGTTGTTTGGACCACCAGTATTGTTCTTCCATTCACTAGCATTGTTCTCCCATCCTCCTACACCTGCTTTACTCTGAGCAGAAACAGGTTCCCAAGGATTTTCTTTATTATCTTCATTCCATCCACGATTCCAATTGTCAggattttctttatttttgaattcctcttcttcatcaccCCATCCGGTGCACGAAAATGACTGATTTAAAAGGGGGGGATTGCCGAGAATAACAGCCTCTTCTTGGGCTTTATAATCGGAGGGTTTAGGTTCCCtttccaaatccaaaaccagTTCAGGATCAATGGTGGAGTTCCAATCAATATCATCGATATAAATGTCAGGATCCGGCAACAATATGCTACAGTGTAGACCATTAATCTCCGCCCAAAACCGGCTTTTTGCATTGTTGAATGCCTCTTCACCAGCAGAATCATTCCACTGAACGATGTTTTCATAGAGATACATATACTTCTTTGTTTCTATGAGTTTTCCCCATGGAACTGAGCCAACAATCGAACAGAATTTCTTTTCCCAGTGCGGCACACTGAACTGCCAACTATCTGGtaagagaaaacaaataaaactgtCAATTCAATCATCATAAAACTACAGAACATGATACATTTGGTTAacaagtaaacaaaaattcaagaaagaaTCACAATTTCCTTGAAAGGGAAAAAGATGCAATGAATGATCACAGAGATGGAAATATGATGCAACCTGGGAAACAGATGCAATAAAGGATCACGGAGACGGAATATGATACAAACTCGAGAAGTAATGCTATAAATATACATAGAGGACAATCTGACAGAAAAACAACAAAGGAAATCTAACCAAAAAATTCAGGAAAACGACAAAGGAAATCTAACCGAAAAAGACAAATTTGTTTGCGATTTCATCAACGGCTAAACTAACCAAATCAGCAAGAAACTTATttccaaacaaaaaatgtCGTCACCCTTCTTTAAAACCAAACATACACTGTAACATTTACAGGAAAATCCAACAGAAAAACGACAATGGGAATCTAACCGAAAAGATAACTGTTGTGCTTTTTGCGATTTCAACAGCATtttcacactttttttttttttttttccggtgacaaaattgaaaatccaTATCAAGTTAACATTAACAGCTAAACTAACCAAATCAGCCAGAACCTTATTTCCAAAACCAAACATGCCACTACAAGTCTGCAACCTAGCTTCAGCTAGAAATCgtgaatttaacaaaaatgaaacaataCTCTGCAAATTAAAACTCTCGCAGTTCAAATATTAGAAGCTACACTTCCCAGGTACACAAGCAACTGAACACagtaacaaaaatatataaagccCTGCCAAAAACCATATTCGTTGCAATAAAATCTACACATATACAAATATCAACTAATTCGAACACCGCTCTGTTTTAGTGACAAAATCAAACAGGGTAAtcattcaaaacaaagaaCTTCTACCATCATAACAGCCTAGCTCACCTCATAGTGTAAAACTTCTATACAAAATGAAGCCTTCTTTACAGAACCACACATGCTCCAGCTCGggaaaagaaactaaaaggTTAACTACAGTTGGGCGAGGGATTTACCAAAACCAATACTGCTCCTCCTGATATGGAAAAAAGCAGAAAATTTTTCTTTGGGAAATCTTCAGCTGTCTGGTAGATTTTGAGAGCTTTTGAGACAAAATAAGATTTGTTTGTTAATTAACTTCTAAAACCTCAATCAATGATATATCTCCATTAGTCTCCGACTCAATTaagattgtttttttcttaataaaaaaattctcccCGTTGGTAAAACTTTTTGTCATGAAACTTTGTTCTGCAGAGACAAAAGAAGCCGGTAGAT
Above is a genomic segment from Prunus dulcis chromosome 7, ALMONDv2, whole genome shotgun sequence containing:
- the LOC117633766 gene encoding U4/U6 small nuclear ribonucleoprotein PRP4-like protein; amino-acid sequence: MTMEEDKPSTTVAEPSVAAVPIAPVRPPVPRPPAPQNGEARASTSDSDSDSAGPPRATGVSGAEYEISEESRVVRERQEKAIQELLMKRRASALAVPTNDMAVRARLRRLGEPITLFGEREMERRDRLRMIMARLDSQGELEKLLKVHEEEEAAASAALEDGDDQMVQYPFYTEGSKALMNARIDIAKYSIKRAASRLERARRKKDDPDEDMDAELDWALRQASSLELDCSEIGDDRPLSGCSFSHDGKLLATCAISGVAKLWSMPEAKKFATLKGHTERLTDVQFSPVHNLIATASADRTAKLWNTEGSQLVTFKGHLDRLARIAFHPSGKYLGTTSFDKTWRLWDVETSEELLLQEGHSRSVYGIAFHPDGSLVASSGLDALARVWDLRTGRSILALEGHVKKVLALSFSANGYYLASGGEDNTCRIWDLRKKKSIYIIPAHSNLISQVKFEPQEGYFLVTASYDLTTKIWSARDFKPVRTLSGHEAKVTSLDIAGDGHQIATVSHDRTIKLWSSSTNEKDQAMDVD
- the LOC117636113 gene encoding uncharacterized protein LOC117636113, yielding MGSWRGQQGYIYSQQHIPWTKPQNRKPPQDSWQFSVPHWEKKFCSIVGSVPWGKLIETKKYMYLYENIVQWNDSAGEEAFNNAKSRFWAEINGLHCSILLPDPDIYIDDIDWNSTIDPELVLDLEREPKPSDYKAQEEAVILGNPPLLNQSFSCTGWGDEEEEFKNKENPDNWNRGWNEDNKENPWEPVSAQSKAGVGGWENNASEWKNNTGGPNNMYYRRTDGALWGKSDANSRKKEGGSWYNSRYKTSRFNGDDYQKDRGWRNGGRRNNRVHVGYENLT